From Flavobacterium sp. 102, a single genomic window includes:
- the rnhA gene encoding ribonuclease HI: MSHQVHIYTDGAAKGNPGNGGYGVVMEMVGTPYKKEFYEGFRYTTNNRMELLGVIVGLEKLKNPNMKVLVISDSKYVVDAVEKKWVFGWEKKNFAGKKNPDLWMRFLKIYRQHQVDFKWIKGHNNHPQNERCDELAVYASGLEKLSIDAFYEKEEGKLL; encoded by the coding sequence ATGTCACACCAAGTCCACATCTACACCGACGGCGCTGCCAAAGGAAATCCCGGAAACGGCGGTTATGGCGTTGTCATGGAAATGGTTGGAACACCTTATAAAAAAGAATTTTACGAAGGTTTTCGCTATACAACCAACAATAGGATGGAATTGTTAGGCGTAATCGTAGGTTTGGAAAAACTCAAAAATCCCAACATGAAAGTCTTGGTCATTTCCGATTCTAAATATGTAGTCGATGCTGTTGAAAAGAAATGGGTTTTTGGTTGGGAAAAGAAAAACTTCGCCGGTAAAAAGAATCCCGATTTGTGGATGCGCTTCCTCAAGATCTACCGCCAACACCAAGTCGATTTCAAATGGATTAAAGGCCACAATAACCATCCGCAAAACGAGCGCTGCGATGAATTGGCGGTTTATGCTTCAGGTTTGGAGAAACTTTCCATTGACGCTTTTTATGAGAAAGAAGAAGGAAAGTTACTTTAA
- a CDS encoding acyl carrier protein: MSDIASRVKAIIVDKLGVDENEVVTEASFTNDLGADSLDTVELIMEFEKEFDIQIPDDQAENIATVGQAISYIEEAKK, translated from the coding sequence ATGTCAGACATTGCATCAAGAGTAAAAGCGATTATTGTAGACAAATTAGGCGTTGACGAAAACGAAGTTGTAACAGAAGCAAGCTTCACAAATGATTTAGGCGCTGATTCATTAGACACTGTTGAGCTTATCATGGAGTTCGAAAAAGAATTTGATATTCAAATTCCGGATGACCAAGCAGAAAACATTGCTACTGTAGGTCAAGCTATTTCTTACATCGAAGAAGCAAAAAAATAA
- a CDS encoding IPExxxVDY family protein: MYVHKLHIGEFDEIDYQLIAIHSPLEDYRLAYYINQNLPVNLKKSNCNIHISNKDGETQFTRFIFEDDKDIAWNLVQNQNDAILSSENNNQGLFANSSNEFSPKIYLIPEFKKVDYFLKIENDEVAIDVSKIINSLKKIDRISTVYAVEVEKIKSKNNLIF, from the coding sequence ATGTATGTTCACAAATTGCATATTGGAGAGTTTGACGAGATAGATTATCAATTAATCGCTATTCATTCGCCTTTAGAGGATTATCGATTGGCGTATTATATCAATCAAAATTTACCCGTCAATCTCAAAAAAAGCAACTGCAACATCCATATTAGCAATAAAGATGGCGAAACCCAGTTTACGAGGTTTATTTTTGAAGATGATAAAGACATAGCGTGGAATTTGGTACAAAATCAAAATGATGCTATCCTTTCTTCGGAAAATAACAATCAAGGGTTGTTTGCCAACAGCAGCAATGAGTTTTCGCCCAAAATCTATTTGATTCCCGAGTTTAAAAAAGTAGATTACTTTTTAAAAATCGAAAACGATGAAGTTGCAATTGATGTTTCAAAAATTATCAATAGCCTCAAAAAAATAGACAGAATAAGCACTGTTTATGCCGTAGAAGTAGAAAAAATAAAGTCAAAAAATAATTTAATTTTTTAA
- a CDS encoding phosphoribosylglycinamide formyltransferase, translating to MKKILLFASGAGSNVENIIQYFKNNDSISIVGIFTNNLHAKALDIAKYHNVFSFVFNREELNEGFVLEKINKLQPDLIVLAGFLWKMPDVIVHQYPNKIINIHPALLPKYGGKGMYGMKVHQTILENKEKETGITIHYVNEHYDEGEFIFQQNINIEDCQSPEEIAVKVQALEHEHFPKTIERLLDY from the coding sequence ATGAAAAAGATTCTGCTTTTTGCCTCGGGCGCTGGTTCCAATGTGGAGAATATCATACAGTATTTCAAAAACAACGATAGTATAAGTATAGTCGGCATCTTTACTAACAATCTACATGCCAAAGCTTTAGATATAGCAAAATACCACAATGTGTTTTCCTTTGTTTTCAATAGGGAGGAGTTAAACGAAGGCTTTGTTCTAGAAAAAATCAACAAACTCCAACCTGACTTAATCGTTCTGGCCGGTTTTCTCTGGAAAATGCCAGATGTTATTGTACACCAATACCCAAATAAAATCATCAATATTCATCCGGCGCTTTTACCAAAATATGGCGGAAAAGGAATGTATGGTATGAAAGTACACCAAACTATTTTGGAAAACAAAGAAAAAGAAACCGGAATCACCATTCATTACGTCAACGAACATTATGACGAAGGCGAATTCATTTTTCAACAAAATATAAATATTGAAGATTGTCAATCTCCTGAAGAAATAGCGGTTAAAGTTCAAGCATTAGAACACGAACACTTCCCAAAAACAATTGAAAGACTGTTAGATTATTAG
- a CDS encoding PfkB family carbohydrate kinase: MNKLLIVGTVAFDAIETPFGKTDKILGGAGTFIGLSASHFNLQSAIVSVVGDDFPQEYLDLLTDRNIDISGLEIVKGGKTFFWSGRYHNDMNSRDTLATELNVLADFNPIVPEHFKNADVVMLGNLHPIVQTGVLNQMTQKPKLVVLDTMNFWMDCALPELLDVIKRVDVITINDEEARQLSGEYSLVKAAAKIHTMGPKYVVIKKGEHGALIFHDEHIFFAPALPLADVFDPTGAGDTFAGGFAGFITQQGDISFETMKTAIIQGSNLASFCVEQFGTERMLSLKKEEVNKRLKQFKALTQFEIELQ, from the coding sequence ATGAACAAACTTTTAATAGTAGGAACGGTTGCTTTTGACGCTATCGAAACACCTTTTGGAAAAACGGATAAAATCTTAGGTGGCGCTGGAACTTTCATCGGTTTATCCGCTTCGCATTTTAACTTACAATCAGCTATTGTATCGGTGGTTGGTGATGATTTCCCACAAGAATATTTAGACTTATTAACTGATAGAAATATTGATATTTCAGGTTTAGAAATTGTAAAAGGCGGCAAAACGTTCTTTTGGAGTGGTCGTTACCACAACGACATGAACTCAAGAGATACCTTAGCTACTGAATTAAATGTATTGGCTGATTTCAACCCAATTGTTCCGGAACATTTTAAAAATGCGGATGTAGTGATGTTAGGCAACTTACATCCTATTGTTCAAACCGGCGTTTTAAACCAAATGACACAAAAACCTAAATTAGTGGTTTTAGACACTATGAATTTTTGGATGGATTGTGCGTTGCCTGAATTATTGGACGTTATTAAACGTGTGGACGTTATTACAATAAATGATGAAGAAGCACGTCAATTATCCGGAGAATATTCTTTGGTAAAAGCGGCTGCGAAAATCCATACGATGGGACCAAAATATGTGGTAATCAAAAAAGGAGAACATGGCGCATTGATTTTCCACGATGAACACATCTTCTTTGCTCCTGCATTACCATTGGCCGATGTATTTGATCCAACCGGTGCAGGCGATACTTTCGCCGGAGGATTTGCAGGATTCATTACTCAACAAGGAGATATTTCTTTTGAAACCATGAAAACTGCCATCATTCAAGGATCTAACTTGGCTTCTTTCTGTGTGGAGCAATTCGGAACCGAAAGAATGCTCTCACTGAAAAAAGAAGAAGTGAACAAGCGCTTGAAACAATTCAAAGCTTTAACACAATTTGAAATAGAATTACAATAA
- the pyk gene encoding pyruvate kinase, translating into MPTRKKTKIVATLGPACSSKEVIKKMIDAGVNVFRINFSHADYEDVKERIDIIRGLNDEFGYTTAILADLQGPKLRVGVMKEDVVVNPGDIITFQTAEDVPGTKERVYMNYKEFPRDVNPGEKILLDDGKLMFEALETNGTTEVVCKVIQGGPLKSKKGVNLPNTKVSLPALTKKDIKDALFAIEQEVDWIALSFVRTPKDLEELQDLIAKHSKYKIPIVAKIEKPEAVENIDKIVAFCDGLMVARGDLGVEIPAHEVPLIQKKLIHRAKTARIPVIVATQMMETMITSLTPTRAEVNDVANSVMDGADAVMLSGETSVGNYPVEVIEKMTQIIEAVEDSPLILVPQNPPHVRTKRFITKSICYHAAIMANEIKAKAISTLTNSGYTAFQISAWRPKAHILVYTSNKRILTQLNLLWGVNAFFYDKFVSTDDTVGDVNDIAKANGYVKKGDMLINLAAMPVADKGMVNTLRVSEIE; encoded by the coding sequence ATGCCAACAAGAAAAAAAACTAAAATTGTAGCCACACTTGGTCCTGCATGTAGTTCGAAAGAAGTAATTAAAAAAATGATTGATGCCGGAGTGAATGTATTTCGTATTAATTTCTCCCATGCCGATTATGAAGATGTAAAAGAAAGAATAGATATCATCAGAGGTTTGAATGATGAGTTTGGATATACTACCGCTATTTTAGCCGATTTACAAGGGCCAAAACTTCGCGTAGGGGTGATGAAAGAAGATGTAGTGGTGAATCCGGGCGATATTATTACATTTCAAACGGCCGAAGATGTTCCGGGAACTAAGGAACGTGTTTACATGAACTATAAAGAATTCCCAAGAGATGTAAATCCGGGGGAAAAAATTCTTTTAGACGATGGGAAACTAATGTTTGAGGCTTTGGAAACCAATGGTACTACAGAAGTAGTTTGTAAAGTAATTCAAGGCGGGCCATTAAAATCAAAAAAAGGAGTAAACCTCCCGAATACTAAAGTCTCTTTACCGGCATTGACCAAAAAGGACATTAAAGATGCACTTTTTGCAATCGAACAAGAAGTAGATTGGATTGCACTTTCTTTCGTAAGAACACCAAAAGACTTAGAAGAATTGCAAGACTTAATTGCGAAACATTCAAAATATAAAATTCCGATTGTAGCCAAAATAGAAAAACCGGAAGCCGTTGAAAATATTGATAAAATCGTGGCGTTCTGTGATGGTTTGATGGTAGCTCGTGGTGATCTTGGTGTAGAAATTCCGGCACATGAAGTACCATTGATTCAAAAGAAATTAATCCACAGAGCGAAAACGGCCAGAATTCCTGTAATCGTGGCTACGCAAATGATGGAAACGATGATTACCAGTTTAACACCAACGCGTGCTGAAGTAAATGATGTTGCCAATTCTGTTATGGATGGCGCTGATGCGGTAATGCTTTCGGGTGAAACTTCGGTTGGAAATTATCCGGTTGAGGTGATTGAAAAAATGACACAAATTATTGAAGCAGTAGAAGATTCTCCGCTTATTTTGGTGCCACAAAATCCGCCTCACGTAAGAACAAAACGGTTTATTACCAAATCAATTTGTTATCACGCAGCGATTATGGCGAATGAAATTAAAGCGAAAGCAATTTCTACGTTGACCAATAGTGGTTATACAGCTTTCCAAATTTCGGCTTGGAGACCAAAAGCACATATCTTGGTGTATACATCGAATAAAAGAATTTTGACCCAGTTGAATTTACTTTGGGGCGTGAATGCTTTTTTCTATGACAAATTTGTAAGCACCGATGATACGGTTGGAGATGTGAATGATATTGCCAAAGCTAACGGTTATGTGAAAAAGGGCGATATGTTAATCAACTTAGCTGCGATGCCTGTTGCCGATAAAGGAATGGTAAATACTTTGAGAGTTTCTGAAATAGAATAA
- a CDS encoding amidophosphoribosyltransferase has translation MSDAIKHECGIALLRLKKPLEFYKEKYGTAFYGIQKMYLLMEKQHNRGQDGAGFASIKFDVEAGERYISRVRSNKAQPIQDIFAQINERINEELTLHPEYNDNVQLQKDHIPYIGELFLGHVRYGTFGKNSIESVHPFLRQNNWMHRNLIVAGNFNMTNVTELFNSLVELGQHPKEMADTVTVMEKIGHFLDDEVTDLYQECKNNGLSKREASPIIAEKLDIAKILKRASKGWDGGYAMAGLLGHGDSFVFRDPAGIRPAYFYEDDEIVVVASERPVIQTSFNVPFEKVQELQPGHALIVKKNGTVSQQEIITPTVKKACSFERIYFSRGSDAEIYQERKELGKLILPAVLDSIENDTDNTVFSFIPNTAETSFYGMVEAANDFLNQRKNQFILNNRKTLTKEKLEEILSVKIRTEKIAIKDAKLRTFITEDSSRDDLVAHVYDVTYGVIKPTDNLVIIDDSIVRGTTLKKSILKMMDRLNPKRIVVVSSAPQIRYPDCYGIDMAKLEGLVAFQAAIELLKERNLYHIVDDVYKKCKSQENLKDADVVNFVTEIYAPFSDTEISNKIAELLHPEDIKAEVKIIFQTVDNLHIACPKNLGDWYFTGDYPTPGGNRVVNKAFMNFFEGKDARAY, from the coding sequence ATGAGTGACGCAATAAAACACGAATGTGGAATTGCCCTTTTAAGATTAAAAAAACCCTTAGAATTCTACAAAGAAAAATACGGAACCGCTTTTTACGGCATACAAAAAATGTATTTGCTGATGGAAAAGCAACACAACCGCGGTCAAGACGGCGCCGGATTTGCTTCGATTAAATTTGACGTTGAAGCGGGTGAAAGATACATCAGCCGCGTGCGCTCAAACAAAGCACAACCCATTCAGGATATTTTTGCGCAAATCAATGAAAGAATTAATGAAGAACTGACTTTGCATCCTGAATATAATGACAACGTACAATTGCAAAAAGACCACATTCCTTATATAGGCGAATTGTTTTTGGGACATGTTCGTTACGGAACTTTCGGTAAAAACAGCATTGAAAGCGTTCATCCCTTTTTACGTCAGAACAATTGGATGCACCGAAACCTTATCGTGGCCGGAAATTTCAACATGACTAATGTGACCGAACTTTTCAACAGTTTGGTAGAATTAGGCCAACATCCAAAAGAAATGGCGGATACCGTAACTGTGATGGAAAAAATAGGTCATTTTCTTGATGATGAAGTGACCGACTTATATCAAGAATGTAAAAACAACGGCTTATCAAAAAGAGAAGCTTCCCCTATAATAGCTGAAAAATTAGACATTGCCAAAATCTTAAAACGGGCTTCTAAAGGTTGGGACGGCGGTTATGCGATGGCAGGATTATTAGGTCACGGCGATAGCTTTGTCTTCCGTGATCCGGCTGGCATTCGTCCGGCGTACTTTTATGAAGATGATGAAATTGTAGTCGTCGCTTCTGAAAGACCTGTGATTCAAACTTCCTTCAACGTCCCTTTCGAAAAGGTACAAGAATTACAACCCGGACATGCTTTGATTGTAAAGAAAAACGGAACCGTTTCGCAACAAGAAATCATTACGCCAACAGTAAAAAAAGCTTGTTCCTTTGAACGCATTTACTTTTCTCGTGGCAGCGATGCCGAAATCTATCAGGAAAGAAAAGAATTGGGTAAATTAATTTTACCGGCGGTTTTAGATTCAATTGAAAACGATACCGACAATACTGTTTTCTCTTTTATACCAAATACGGCTGAAACTTCTTTTTACGGAATGGTAGAAGCAGCGAATGATTTTCTGAACCAAAGAAAGAACCAGTTTATTTTGAATAACCGTAAAACGTTAACCAAAGAAAAACTCGAAGAAATTCTTTCGGTAAAAATCAGAACGGAAAAGATTGCTATAAAAGATGCTAAACTAAGAACCTTTATCACTGAAGATAGCAGTCGTGATGATTTGGTTGCGCACGTTTATGATGTGACTTATGGTGTAATCAAGCCAACAGATAATTTGGTAATTATTGACGACAGTATTGTTCGCGGAACGACTTTGAAGAAAAGCATTCTTAAAATGATGGATCGATTGAATCCGAAAAGAATTGTTGTAGTTTCTTCGGCACCACAAATTCGTTATCCGGATTGTTATGGGATTGATATGGCTAAATTAGAAGGGCTAGTTGCTTTTCAAGCTGCGATTGAATTGTTGAAAGAGAGAAATCTTTATCACATCGTAGACGATGTATATAAAAAATGTAAATCACAAGAGAATTTAAAAGACGCTGATGTAGTGAATTTCGTAACCGAAATTTACGCACCATTTAGCGACACTGAAATATCGAATAAAATAGCCGAGTTATTGCATCCCGAAGACATTAAAGCTGAAGTAAAAATCATTTTCCAAACTGTTGACAATTTGCACATCGCTTGTCCGAAAAACCTAGGAGATTGGTACTTTACCGGCGACTATCCAACACCCGGAGGTAACCGTGTTGTAAACAAGGCATTTATGAATTTTTTCGAAGGTAAAGATGCACGTGCGTACTAA
- the fabF gene encoding beta-ketoacyl-ACP synthase II: protein MALKRVVVTGLGALTPIGNSIEEYWNALVNGKSGAALITYYDTEKHKTKFACEVKNFNIEDFMDRKEARRMDKFAQYAVAASEEAIKDAGITNDNVNKQRVGVIWGAGIGGLETFQDEVISYAQGDGTPRFNPFFIPKMIADIAPAHISMRNGFMGPNYTTVSACASSANALIDAFNYIRLGMCDVIISGGSEAAVTIAGMGGFNSMQALSTRNDSPETASRPFDATRDGFVLGEGAGALVLEEYEHAKARGAKIYCEIGGGGMSSDAYHLTAPHPEGIGVIAVMENTLRDAGMSPDQVDHINTHGTSTPLGDVAELKAISAVFGAHAKNININSTKSMTGHLLGAAGAIEAIASILAMKYGIVPPTINHTVVDENIDPSLNLTLNKAQKREVKVAMSNTFGFGGHNACVLFKKLED from the coding sequence ATGGCGTTAAAGCGAGTTGTAGTAACAGGTTTGGGTGCATTAACACCAATCGGAAATTCCATTGAAGAATATTGGAATGCGCTGGTAAACGGTAAAAGTGGCGCCGCTCTGATTACCTATTATGATACTGAAAAACACAAGACAAAATTTGCCTGCGAAGTCAAAAACTTCAATATTGAAGATTTTATGGACCGCAAGGAAGCTCGCAGAATGGACAAGTTTGCACAATATGCTGTGGCAGCCAGTGAAGAAGCAATAAAAGATGCCGGAATTACCAATGACAATGTAAATAAACAGAGAGTTGGTGTAATTTGGGGTGCCGGAATTGGCGGATTGGAAACTTTTCAAGATGAAGTGATAAGCTACGCTCAAGGAGATGGAACGCCAAGATTCAATCCTTTCTTTATCCCAAAAATGATTGCTGATATAGCTCCAGCTCACATTTCAATGCGAAATGGTTTTATGGGGCCAAATTATACTACCGTTTCTGCTTGCGCGTCTTCTGCCAATGCCTTGATTGATGCCTTCAACTACATTCGTTTAGGAATGTGTGATGTGATTATTTCAGGTGGTTCAGAGGCTGCAGTAACTATTGCCGGTATGGGCGGATTTAACTCCATGCAAGCTTTATCAACCAGAAATGACAGTCCAGAAACGGCATCAAGACCCTTTGATGCTACTCGTGACGGATTTGTTTTAGGCGAAGGTGCCGGAGCTTTGGTTTTAGAAGAATACGAACATGCGAAAGCACGTGGTGCCAAAATATATTGTGAAATTGGCGGTGGCGGAATGTCCTCAGATGCTTATCACTTAACAGCTCCGCATCCGGAAGGAATTGGCGTGATTGCGGTTATGGAAAATACCTTACGTGATGCAGGAATGTCACCAGATCAAGTTGATCATATCAACACGCACGGAACTTCAACACCACTTGGTGACGTAGCCGAGTTGAAAGCGATTAGTGCCGTTTTTGGTGCTCATGCAAAAAACATCAACATCAATTCTACTAAATCGATGACAGGTCACTTACTAGGTGCTGCCGGGGCGATTGAAGCGATTGCCTCTATTTTAGCTATGAAATATGGAATTGTTCCGCCAACCATTAACCATACGGTTGTAGATGAAAACATTGATCCTTCTTTGAACCTGACTTTAAACAAAGCCCAAAAAAGAGAAGTGAAAGTGGCGATGAGCAATACTTTTGGTTTTGGTGGACACAACGCTTGCGTTTTATTCAAAAAACTCGAAGACTAA
- the rnc gene encoding ribonuclease III, with amino-acid sequence MKILKNIFKNSRSQEDGIFFNEIQKVIGFKPQSIIYYEKAFTHRSTNRMDLKGNPMNYERLEFLGDAMLSAVIAAHLYKEAPAGDEGYLTKMRSKIVSREHLNELGRDLNLIRFVESKVPTQHFGENIHGNIFEALVGAIFLDKGYEFCQKFIQRSVILPYVDIAKLEGKVISYKSLLIEWCQKEKKSFHYDVFDDNGIDGQKYFGVKLSIDDKVIAKARATSKKKAEEKASQRAYFAFQEKIDKK; translated from the coding sequence ATGAAAATTCTAAAAAATATATTTAAAAATTCCCGTTCGCAAGAGGACGGGATTTTTTTTAATGAAATTCAAAAAGTAATAGGTTTTAAACCGCAATCTATCATTTATTACGAAAAAGCATTCACGCATCGTTCCACAAACCGCATGGACTTGAAAGGCAATCCGATGAATTATGAGCGTTTGGAGTTTTTAGGGGATGCGATGTTAAGTGCGGTAATTGCTGCTCATTTATACAAAGAAGCACCGGCTGGTGACGAAGGTTATCTGACCAAAATGCGCTCTAAAATTGTAAGTCGTGAGCATTTAAACGAATTGGGAAGAGACTTAAACCTAATCCGATTTGTAGAAAGTAAAGTACCAACGCAACACTTTGGTGAGAACATCCACGGCAATATTTTTGAAGCCTTAGTAGGTGCTATTTTCTTAGACAAAGGGTATGAATTTTGCCAAAAATTTATCCAAAGAAGTGTTATTTTACCTTACGTCGATATTGCCAAGCTGGAAGGTAAAGTTATCAGTTACAAAAGTTTACTGATTGAATGGTGTCAAAAAGAAAAGAAATCCTTTCATTATGATGTGTTTGACGACAATGGTATAGACGGGCAAAAATATTTTGGCGTAAAATTGAGTATTGACGATAAAGTCATTGCGAAAGCCAGAGCTACCTCGAAAAAGAAAGCAGAAGAAAAAGCATCTCAAAGAGCCTATTTTGCGTTTCAAGAAAAAATTGACAAAAAATAA